The Pseudalkalibacillus hwajinpoensis DNA window TTGACGTAACGTTCCAGCAATATTTACCCTGCCCTGTTTATCAAGCTGACATTCAGTAGCACCTGAGAAAAAGAATCGGGTAAAAGCACGAGCATCTTTCTTTGTAAAAGGGAGTGTTTTCATTTTCTCCTCAAGGACTTCCCACTCACTCATAGGATAGCCAAAAATACATTTATCAAGCCCGCGGGTGAGGACGAAGGTGTCACCAAGTTCATCACGAAACTTAGCGGGGATGATCATTCTGCCTTTTTCATCAACAGTATGCTGATATTCCCCCATAAACATGGCTATTCTCCACCCCTCCCACTTTCTACCTCTAAGTTACCACAACTCCCCACTTTTCACCACTAAAAAATTAATTCGTACCACAATATAAAAATCCTGCTGTTCAGCAGGATTTTTATTAAGAAATTATGAAATTAATTTTTACCTTACAAATGAACAATTTTGTGCCTTTCATTAAAAGAAAGCTCGAGATTCATTAAACGGTCCACAAAATCAGGACCATGCCAGTTGAGATAATAGACGGCATTCCATTTACGTTCCTGAGGAGCACCCTCTGGTTTTAAAGCAAGTCCAATTTCATCAAATTTGGCAAGTTCGTTCTCGTGCTTGTACTCAATCGAACTATAAAGTTTATTCTGGAGAAGATCGAGCTGCCTCTGAAGAAAGCGACCATTTTTCTCGGCGTACTTCATGAGCCCCCTATCTACAAGCTCTGTCAAATTACGAAGCTCCTGATGAATGGCTTCTACTTTTTCTTTTGCTTCTTTAAATGACCCACCAATCCCCACGTCGTCAAGATTGCTTACATAAGTATCTTTAAAAGGCCGAACACCTGAATTCAATACATCTTCAATTGAAAGGGATAAATCTGCTATGTGCTTTTGAATATGACGCTCAACAAACGTGAAGGTTAACCGCGGGACGATCACTGGCATTCTGAAATCGAATGCACGAAAAGCGGGTTTTAGCAATGCCCAGTAAGCCAATTCACCTGGACCTGCAACAAAAGCAAGTACAGGAAAAATGGCCTCCTGCATAATGGGGCGGGTCACGACATTATTACTTAATTCCTCTGGATGATCCTGTGCAAGCTTGTAAAGCTCCTCTTTCGTGAATACAGTATCGGTCGTTTTTCCTTTAAATCCACCTTCACTTCTTTCTAGAAGAATTCGTTCTCCTTTTACTTTAGCAAACAAATTAGCCTGAAATTCATCCAGATCTACACTAATTGGATACCCATCTTCACTAAGATGTGCTGCCTGCTTCAGTACCGCTTCATTAATTTCTTCATTGTGGTCAATCATTTTTTTGAACGCCTCGACCTGAAGCTCTCGGAAATCAGGGTTTCCTGAATCGACAAGCACCAGACCGTGTTTAGAGAACAGCTTTGTCATCATGTAACAAAAATGATCTACAAACGTTTCTGATTTTGCCGTCACGTCTTCAAGCCATTGTTGAAGATCCTTTGTGAAAGACGTTTCCCCAAATCGATGCAGCATGTCGCGCGTCCAGGCATTAAGCGCCTCTCGATCAATGGAAATATCAGATAAAGCTTGCTTTCTTAATTGCTTCTGCGGGACCGCTTCTTTTTTCTCACGCTTCGATTCATACGTAAAAATGTGATTCACTTCATGAAAATCATGATCTTCACCCGCAATCCAAAACACAGGTATTACAGGGATGCCAAGCGCCTTTTCTTTCTCCTCGGCAAGTTTAATAACGGAGAGCGCTTTGTTAATTGTATAAAGCGGTCCCGTTAGGATTCCGGCCTGCTGTCCGGCTACGACTGTTACAGCCTCGACGCGATTTAAACGTTTTATGTTGTCCATCGCCCGGTCATCCGCACCAAATTTTGCATTGAATGTGTCAAGGTGTCTCGTTAATGACAGCCGATCATGATGACGTTCCATCAACTCCTGATACCGCTGATCATATGATTCTTCGTGTTGATATGTATAATCAAAAAAAGCCGAGATGGTTTTCTTCTCAGCGATGTAATCTGTTGCAATTACATTTGCTCCTGGAAGGAAAGTTTCTGTGAGTTTCATTAAAATTTCTTCCTTTCTTGACACAAATGCGGTTCTCCGCCTATTTAATCCTTTGTTAGTATATCAAACTTCCTCACACCTACCAAAAAAAAAGCTTATGAGTTAGACCGAAACAATCCGGTGAACTAACCCGATAAGCAATAACAAGAAATACCCTGTAGAAAACAATAAA harbors:
- the mraZ gene encoding division/cell wall cluster transcriptional repressor MraZ, whose amino-acid sequence is MFMGEYQHTVDEKGRMIIPAKFRDELGDTFVLTRGLDKCIFGYPMSEWEVLEEKMKTLPFTKKDARAFTRFFFSGATECQLDKQGRVNIAGTLRQYAGLEKECVVIGVSNRLEIWDKSVWEEYFNASEESFSEIAESMMDFDL
- the bshC gene encoding bacillithiol biosynthesis cysteine-adding enzyme BshC, with product MKLTETFLPGANVIATDYIAEKKTISAFFDYTYQHEESYDQRYQELMERHHDRLSLTRHLDTFNAKFGADDRAMDNIKRLNRVEAVTVVAGQQAGILTGPLYTINKALSVIKLAEEKEKALGIPVIPVFWIAGEDHDFHEVNHIFTYESKREKKEAVPQKQLRKQALSDISIDREALNAWTRDMLHRFGETSFTKDLQQWLEDVTAKSETFVDHFCYMMTKLFSKHGLVLVDSGNPDFRELQVEAFKKMIDHNEEINEAVLKQAAHLSEDGYPISVDLDEFQANLFAKVKGERILLERSEGGFKGKTTDTVFTKEELYKLAQDHPEELSNNVVTRPIMQEAIFPVLAFVAGPGELAYWALLKPAFRAFDFRMPVIVPRLTFTFVERHIQKHIADLSLSIEDVLNSGVRPFKDTYVSNLDDVGIGGSFKEAKEKVEAIHQELRNLTELVDRGLMKYAEKNGRFLQRQLDLLQNKLYSSIEYKHENELAKFDEIGLALKPEGAPQERKWNAVYYLNWHGPDFVDRLMNLELSFNERHKIVHL